The following coding sequences lie in one Mustelus asterias chromosome 6, sMusAst1.hap1.1, whole genome shotgun sequence genomic window:
- the LOC144495250 gene encoding histone H4-like, whose protein sequence is MSGKGKGGKGLGKGGAKRHRKVLHDNIQGITKPAIRRLAHRGGVKRISGLIYEEVRGVLKVFLENVIRDSVTYTEHAKRKTVTAMDVVYALKRQGRTLYGFGG, encoded by the coding sequence ATGTCAGGTAAAGGGAAAGGTGGTAAAGGGCTTGGTAAAGGCGGAGCCAAGCGGCACCGCAAGGTGCTCCACGACAATATCCAAGGCATTACCAAGCCTGCTATCAGGCGTCTGGCTCACCGCGGAGGCGTCAAACGTATCTCCGGCTTGATCTACGAGGAGGTCCGCGGGGTGTTGAAGGTGTTTTTGGAGAATGTGATCAGGGACTCGGTGACCTACACTGAACACGCCAAGCGCAAAACGGTGACCgccatggatgtggtgtacgCCCTAAAGCGCCAGGGGCGGACCCTGTATGGCTTTGGTGGTTGA